CAACACCGTATGCAAGTGCAGCAGCTGTTGGTTCATTTATTATTCTTTTTACATCAAGGCCTGCAATTTTTCCGGCATCTTTTGTAGCCTGTCTTTGGCTATCTGAAAAGTATGCAGGAACTGTAATTACAGCTTCTGTTACTTTTTCGCCCAAATAGCTTTCAGCGTCCGCTTTTAACTTTTGAAGAATGAAAGCTGAAATTTCTTGAGGTGAATATGCCTTTCCGTCTATATTTACCTTATGGTCTGAACCCATATGTCTTTTGATTGATGCTATTGTTTTGTCAGGGTTTGTAACTGCCTGTCTTTTAGCAGTTTCACCAACCAATCTTTCTCCGTCTTTTGTAAATGCTACAATTGAAGGAGTTGTTCTTTTACCTTCAACATTTGCTATAACAACAGCTTCTCCACCTTCCATAACAGAAACGCAAGAGTTTGTTGTTCCTAAGTCAATTCCTATAACTTTACTCATTTTTTTCCTCCACAATTTATAGAATAATTTTATTTATTATTTACGGCAAATTCTTACCATTGCAGGTCTTATACATTTGTCGTTAACAGTATAACCTTTTTGGAGCACATCGATAACTGTTCCATCTTCATGCTCATCACTCGCTTCAAATCCCACACCATAGTGGAAATTATGATCAAATGGTTTATTAAGAGCATCAATTTCCTTTAAGCTCTTTTTATCAAGTATTCCCATTAATTGAGTGTAAACCATTTGAATTCCTTCTTTATAGGAAGTGCTGTCTCCGCAGTCTGATGCCAGTGCCCTATCAAAATTGTCTATAACCGGCAGCAAATCCAACATAAAATCTGAAATAGCATTTCCGTATGCAGATACTCTTTCCTTTTCAGTCCTAGTCTTGTAGTTCAGAAAATCCGCTTGAAGCCTAAGTAACCTATCATTAAGGCTGTTAATTTCCATTTGTAAATCATCTTGTTCTTTTGTATCTTCTGATTTGTCCGCTTCATTTTCCTTTGAATTATCTTGTTGAACCTTTTTATTAGACTCTTTTGAAGCATCCATCTCTTTTTCTTCCTCTTTCAGCTTAAGCTCTTCTTCCTTCAGTTTTTCTTCATCATGTTTTTTTGCCTTAGCCATTTCTTCACTCCTTATTTTCATCGTCAAAGTTCCGACTTATTATTTCATTCACTGCTTCCGACATTGACTTAACCGTTGAAATAACCTTGCTGTAATCCATTCTCATGGGACCTATAACACCAATCTTCCCAATCAATTTACCGTTAAGCCTATATGTTGCTGTTACTAAGCTGCAATCCCTAAGCTCTTCGTATTCATTTTCACGGCCAATACATATGTCAAAATCATTTTCGCCGGTATATTGGAACAGCTTTGCCATGCTGTCCTTATCTTCAACAAATGAAATAAACTCCCTTGCTTTGACAACGTCATTATATTCAGGCAAATCAAGAATACTTGTCAAACCGTCTGAGTAGACGTTGAAATCTTCTAATTTGCTTATTTGATCAACCAAGAACGGTAATAGCTCTAACAATGAGTCGCTGCTACTTTCTTTTAAATGATAAAGCTGCTCTATTAAGCTATCCTTAATTGTTTCAATATCTTCAAGCTTGTAGCCATTTAATTTTTCTGATAGCGATACTGATATTTTATCCATCTGATCTAAAGGTATAGAACTGTTAAGCCTCAAGACAACCTGCTTTACAATATTGCTCTGCAATATTAAAACAAGAAGGATTTTTCTATCGGTTATAGGGACCAGCTGAATTCTCTTAATTTCAGATTGCTTCAGATGAGGTGACACTATAAACGATGTGTACTTTGTAAATTGAGACAAAATTCTGACGGAATTTTTAAATACAGAATCCATCTCACTTGCTTTATCTTCAATTATACTTCTCAATTCATTTATATTTGCATTTGAATTTGCAGAGCCCATGACTTTTTTCCAAAGGCCGTCAACATAATATCTGTATGCCTTATCCGTAGGTATTCTTCCTGCTGAAGCATGGGGCTGAATTAAAAAGCCCATTTCTTCCAGATCAGACATTTCGTTTCTAATTGTAGCCGGGCTTACGCCAAGCTCATATTTTTTTGAAATTGTCCTTGAGCCGACTGCTTCCGCATTATCAATATAGCTTGAGATAATAGCTTTTAAAATTTTTACTTTTCTCTTATCCAAAGACATTTCGTTCACCTCTTTGTTAGCACTCTCTTTGATTGAGTGCTAAATCTATAGATATAATTTACTACTTTAAATTTACTTTGTCAATAGATATTATTAAAAAAATTATAACACAAATTCCTACAGTGTGATCTATGTCACACAGCAGCGCAAAATTACTCTTGTTTTTACATCGAAATCTTTTATGTCCAAACCTTACAATCTTTATTTACGGTAAAAATTCTTCTATCACATAGTTTGAAATATCCATTCCCTTTTCTGTAAGCCGTACATTTCTTCCGCTGTATTCCATTAATAGATTATTTATCATTCTCTCTATCTGAACTTTAAAAGCTTTTTCAAAGCTTATACCAAACTTATTGTTAAATTCATCTAAATTTAAACCTTCCGTTAATCTCAACCTAAGCATGATATATTCAAACATCCGATCCTGATCACTTAATTTTTCGTGAATTATTCTTTCATAATTATTTGAAAGTCCGTTTTCACAATATGATTTCAAATCTGGAGGATTGCTGTACCTTATACTATTAATAAATGAATGAGCAGACGGTCCAAAACCTACATATTCCTCCTGTTCCCAGTATTTTAGGTTGTGCCTGCATTCATAACCTCTATTGGAAAAATTAGAAATTTCATATTGAAACATATTATTGCTTTCCATAATTTTTCTTCCTGCATAATACATTTCACGCTCTGATTCCTCATCAGGCATTATAATTTTATTTATTTTTTCCATGTTGTACATAGGTGTACCTTTTTCAAGTTTTAGAGAATAAAATGAGATATGCTTCACACCTCTGTTTATTATTTTTGTGATAGTTTCTTCTATGTCACAAACATTCTGACCAGGAATATTGAACATAACATCAGCATTTATGTTTTCAAATCCGCTTTCTAACGCTCTATCAATAGCATCCAATGCCTCTGCACTGTTATGTATTCTTCCTATTTGTCTTAAAATTTCATCGTTCAACGACTGAATTCCAATGCTAAGCCTGTTTATCCCCATGTCCCTATATGCATTGAGATTCTCCAATGTCAAGGTGTTGGGATTTGCTTCTATGCTGATTTCTGCGCATTTGTCAATTTCCATTGTTTCACAAATGCTATCAATTATTTCTTTTATATTTTCATGCTTAATAATAGTAGGCGTTCCACCTCCAAAATAAATAGTGTTCGCAATATAGTTATCTTTTAATTCCTTGCCTTGAGTTTTTATTTCATTAGTTAACGCCTTTATATATTTCTTTTCTGACTCATCGTTCCATTTCATAGAGTAAAAATCGCAATAATTGCATTTTTGCCTACAAAACGGAATATGTATATATATTCCTAGTTTTTTCATACTGCCTCATATCATAATTTTTTTGCACCTGTTATAAAAATATAAAGGAGCTGTTTCCAGCTCCGATTATATCATTATTTACGCATTTGTTCAATTTTTTTGATATTGGTTATTTACTTGCAACGACTTCCTTGTTCAATTCTCCTTCTGTTGAAGCAATAACTACCGAACATGCAGCATCACCTGTAACGTTAATCATTGTTCTCATCATATCGAGAATTCTGTCAACTCCTGCTATCAACGCAACTCCTTCGATAGGGAGCCCAACAGATTGAAGAACCATGCCAAGCATTATCATACCTGCTCCTGGAACTCCGGCTGTTCCTATTGATGCAAGTGTGGCTGTTAAAATTATTGTAAGCTGGGCGCTGATTGACAAATCAAGCCCATAAATATTTGCTATAAAAATTGCACATATACCTTGGTATATAGCTGTTCCATCCATATTAATGGTAGCTCCCAAAGGCAGAACAAAGCTTGATATTGACTTTGAAACGCCAAGATTTTCTTCTACAGACTTCATCGTAATTGGAAGAGTTCCCGAGCTGCTGGCAGTTGAATAAGAAAACATCATCGCAGGAGCAGCTCCCTTGAAAAATTTCAGAGGACTAATTTTTGCAAAAATACTTACCACCGATGAATATGTAAGCAGTGCATGCAAAGCACATCCAATATATACAGCAATAATCAGCTTAAGAAGCGGAAGCAATACTGCAGGTCCGTTTTCAGCAACTACGGGAGTAATAAGCGCAAAAACTCCTATAGGAGCAAACTCCATTATTTTGCCAATTATTTTGTACATTACTTCAGCAAATGCATCAAAGAAATTAAATAAAATCTTACCCTTTTCGCCAATACCTATGATTCCTGCCCCAATAATCAATGCAAACGCTATAATTTGAAGCATCTTTCCTTCTACTAAAGCATTTAAAGGATTTGAAGGAATAATGTTCAATAATGTTTCAGTAATACTTGGAGCTGCAGAAATTTCAAACTCCAGATCTGCCGGTATGCTAAAATCTCCGCCTACGTTCGAAATATTTGCTAAAATAAGTCCGATTGTAACAGCAAACGCGGTGGTTAACATATAAAATGCCACAGTCTTTCCGCCTATTCTCCCAAGCTTTCTGACATCATCCATACTGCATGCACCAACTACAAGCGAAGAAAATACCAGCGGTACTATTGAAAGTTTAATAAGGTTTAAAAATAATGTACCGAAAGGCTTGATGTATGACTTAGCAATTTCGGGATTTGATTGAAAAATAATTCCTGCAAGTATACCCAAAGCCAAGCCAATGAAAATTTTGGTTGTTAATTGCATTTTTTTCATTCTAAATTCCTCCTTTTAATAAAATGTATTTATATTATACATTAGTTTCTTCGTTTTGTCTCTCTGTATTTTTAACAAATACATGTTTTTTTCTTTGTATTACATATATATACCATACTTAATATTAAATGCGTTATACTTTTAATCGAATCCCATTTACCAGTAAAAATTTTCCCTAATTCTCCTAATTCTATTAAAAAAAGCTGCCTGTGATGGCAGCTAAGACATTTCATTACATGCATACATTATAACTGAAGCGGTAACAATTCCTGCGGTTTCTGTTCTCAGTATTCTTTTTCCAAGAGTAACTATATGCGCACCAGCTTCCTTGAACATTTCTATTTCCTTAATATCAAATCCCCCTTCAGGCCCTATTATTATGTAATAATTTTCTTTAGGCACAGACAATACATCCTTCAATAGTTTCATGTCTTCAAGCTCATATGGAACAATTATCTCAGCATTTTCTTCTTTTAACCTTTCAAGCAGCTCCTTGACATTAACTATATCTTCTACTGTAGGAATTATATTGCGCTTGCTCTGCTTAGAAGACTCTTTGGCAATTTTTCGCCATCTTTCAAGCTTTTTTTGTTCCCTATCTTTGTCATTAAGTTTTACCACTGTTCTTTCAGTCATCAAAGGTATGAAACTTTTCACTCCCAATTCAACATTCTGCTGAATAATATCTTCCATTTTGGTTTGCTTTGGTATCCCCTGGCACAAAGTAACATTTATTTTTGTTTCATTATTTGTATTTTTTTCTTCTATAATCTCGCAAATTATGTTTTCCTGATTAATTTCAATTATTTTCGCATCATACTCACTGCTTTCAGTAACTAAGGATATATTATCCCCTTCTTTTGCACGAAGTATGGTTTTTAAATGTCTTGCATCTCCGCCTGTTACTTTGACAGTATTATTTTTTATATTGTCATCAGCACAAAAATATCTGAACATATTTACCTCACTATCTTAGTTGAGCTGTTACACATACCCATTCTTCGCTATCATTTATCTCTAGTATTTGAAATCCTAAAGATTTAAAGTTTTCTACAACATCACCAACATATTTTTTTATAATACCAGATGCTATTACAAGTCCTCCTTTTTTCAAAAATTTTGGGAATGTGAAACTCATACCCATTATAATCTGAGCAATAATATTTATTTCAAGAATATCATACTTGTTGTATCCTATTGCATCCTGCAGATTTTTATCATCGGTTACATCACCGCAAAGAACATCAAACCTGTCTTCATAAATGTTATTTAATTCGGCATTTTCTTTAGCAATTCTAACTGCATTTTCATCTATATCCACACCTGTTGCCTTAACAGCTCCAAGAAGCAAAGATGCTATGGAAAGTATTCCGCTTCCGCATCCCATATCCAGCACTTCATCGCCATCATTAAGATGCTTAATTATCTGCTCAATACAAAGCCTTGTAGTATGATGCTGACCTGTCCCAAAACTCATGCCTGGATCAATATTAAGAACAATTTTTTCTTCTGCAGATTCGTCAAGTTTTTCCCATGAAGGCTTTATGATTATTTTATTTGAAACAGAAAAAGGTTTAAAATACTGTTTCCAGTTGTTAGCCCAGTCCTCATCATTTAAAATCCTTGTAGCTATTTCCAGTCTGCCCATATCAATTTCATTGCTTTCTTTCTTTAAATCTTCAATGTATTTTTCTACTTTTCTAAAAAGTTCCATTCCCTGACTATTATCCGCTAAATATACCTTTATACAGCTTTCACAATTTTTCATTTCAGCAAGCTCTTCATCATAATAGTCCCAATTCAATGTGTCATTATTTAAAAAATCTTCAAAAACTCCAGCATCTTCTAT
Above is a window of Sedimentibacter sp. MB35-C1 DNA encoding:
- the hemW gene encoding radical SAM family heme chaperone HemW, producing MKKLGIYIHIPFCRQKCNYCDFYSMKWNDESEKKYIKALTNEIKTQGKELKDNYIANTIYFGGGTPTIIKHENIKEIIDSICETMEIDKCAEISIEANPNTLTLENLNAYRDMGINRLSIGIQSLNDEILRQIGRIHNSAEALDAIDRALESGFENINADVMFNIPGQNVCDIEETITKIINRGVKHISFYSLKLEKGTPMYNMEKINKIIMPDEESEREMYYAGRKIMESNNMFQYEISNFSNRGYECRHNLKYWEQEEYVGFGPSAHSFINSIRYSNPPDLKSYCENGLSNNYERIIHEKLSDQDRMFEYIMLRLRLTEGLNLDEFNNKFGISFEKAFKVQIERMINNLLMEYSGRNVRLTEKGMDISNYVIEEFLP
- the prmA gene encoding 50S ribosomal protein L11 methyltransferase, whose protein sequence is MNWTEVSIYTTTNGIEIINGALIKLGINDAVIEDAGVFEDFLNNDTLNWDYYDEELAEMKNCESCIKVYLADNSQGMELFRKVEKYIEDLKKESNEIDMGRLEIATRILNDEDWANNWKQYFKPFSVSNKIIIKPSWEKLDESAEEKIVLNIDPGMSFGTGQHHTTRLCIEQIIKHLNDGDEVLDMGCGSGILSIASLLLGAVKATGVDIDENAVRIAKENAELNNIYEDRFDVLCGDVTDDKNLQDAIGYNKYDILEINIIAQIIMGMSFTFPKFLKKGGLVIASGIIKKYVGDVVENFKSLGFQILEINDSEEWVCVTAQLR
- the hrcA gene encoding heat-inducible transcriptional repressor HrcA; the encoded protein is MSLDKRKVKILKAIISSYIDNAEAVGSRTISKKYELGVSPATIRNEMSDLEEMGFLIQPHASAGRIPTDKAYRYYVDGLWKKVMGSANSNANINELRSIIEDKASEMDSVFKNSVRILSQFTKYTSFIVSPHLKQSEIKRIQLVPITDRKILLVLILQSNIVKQVVLRLNSSIPLDQMDKISVSLSEKLNGYKLEDIETIKDSLIEQLYHLKESSSDSLLELLPFLVDQISKLEDFNVYSDGLTSILDLPEYNDVVKAREFISFVEDKDSMAKLFQYTGENDFDICIGRENEYEELRDCSLVTATYRLNGKLIGKIGVIGPMRMDYSKVISTVKSMSEAVNEIISRNFDDENKE
- a CDS encoding dicarboxylate/amino acid:cation symporter → MQLTTKIFIGLALGILAGIIFQSNPEIAKSYIKPFGTLFLNLIKLSIVPLVFSSLVVGACSMDDVRKLGRIGGKTVAFYMLTTAFAVTIGLILANISNVGGDFSIPADLEFEISAAPSITETLLNIIPSNPLNALVEGKMLQIIAFALIIGAGIIGIGEKGKILFNFFDAFAEVMYKIIGKIMEFAPIGVFALITPVVAENGPAVLLPLLKLIIAVYIGCALHALLTYSSVVSIFAKISPLKFFKGAAPAMMFSYSTASSSGTLPITMKSVEENLGVSKSISSFVLPLGATINMDGTAIYQGICAIFIANIYGLDLSISAQLTIILTATLASIGTAGVPGAGMIMLGMVLQSVGLPIEGVALIAGVDRILDMMRTMINVTGDAACSVVIASTEGELNKEVVASK
- the grpE gene encoding nucleotide exchange factor GrpE codes for the protein MKIRSEEMAKAKKHDEEKLKEEELKLKEEEKEMDASKESNKKVQQDNSKENEADKSEDTKEQDDLQMEINSLNDRLLRLQADFLNYKTRTEKERVSAYGNAISDFMLDLLPVIDNFDRALASDCGDSTSYKEGIQMVYTQLMGILDKKSLKEIDALNKPFDHNFHYGVGFEASDEHEDGTVIDVLQKGYTVNDKCIRPAMVRICRK
- a CDS encoding 16S rRNA (uracil(1498)-N(3))-methyltransferase; protein product: MFRYFCADDNIKNNTVKVTGGDARHLKTILRAKEGDNISLVTESSEYDAKIIEINQENIICEIIEEKNTNNETKINVTLCQGIPKQTKMEDIIQQNVELGVKSFIPLMTERTVVKLNDKDREQKKLERWRKIAKESSKQSKRNIIPTVEDIVNVKELLERLKEENAEIIVPYELEDMKLLKDVLSVPKENYYIIIGPEGGFDIKEIEMFKEAGAHIVTLGKRILRTETAGIVTASVIMYACNEMS